Proteins co-encoded in one Ralstonia sp. RRA genomic window:
- the mraY gene encoding phospho-N-acetylmuramoyl-pentapeptide-transferase, with product MLLALAQWLQNDYGFLRVFNYLTFRAVMASLTALVIGLGFGPWVIRRLTEMKVGQAVRSYGPQTHLVKAGTPTMGGVLVLIGIAVSTLLWADWGNRFIWIVLLVTLGYGAIGWVDDYRKVVHRDPKGMSSREKFFWQTVIGLFAAAYLAFSVSETSNMRVLELFLDWVRSGLSINLPAKSHLIVPFFKEVSYPLGVFGFIILTYLVIVGSSNAVNLTDGLDGLVIMPVVLVGSALGIFAYVMGSAVYSKYLLFPHIPGAGELLIFCSAMAGAGLAFLWFNAHPAQVFMGDVGALALGGALGTIAVIVRQEIVLFIMGGIFVVETLSVMLQVTWFKFTKKRYGEGRRLFRMAPLHHHFELSGWKETQVVVRFWVITMMLVLIGLSTLKLR from the coding sequence ATGTTATTGGCATTGGCGCAATGGCTGCAGAACGACTACGGCTTCCTGCGCGTCTTCAACTATCTGACGTTCCGGGCCGTGATGGCGTCCCTCACGGCGCTGGTGATCGGCCTCGGGTTCGGGCCGTGGGTGATCCGTCGCCTGACGGAAATGAAGGTCGGCCAGGCCGTGCGCAGCTACGGTCCGCAGACCCACCTGGTCAAGGCCGGCACGCCCACCATGGGCGGTGTGCTGGTGCTCATCGGCATTGCCGTGTCCACGCTGCTGTGGGCCGACTGGGGCAACCGCTTCATCTGGATCGTGCTGCTCGTCACGCTCGGCTACGGCGCCATCGGCTGGGTGGATGATTACCGCAAGGTCGTGCACCGCGACCCGAAGGGCATGTCCTCGCGCGAGAAGTTCTTCTGGCAGACCGTGATCGGCCTGTTTGCTGCCGCGTACCTGGCGTTCTCGGTGTCCGAGACCAGCAACATGCGCGTGCTCGAACTGTTCCTGGACTGGGTGCGCAGCGGCCTGTCGATCAACCTGCCGGCCAAGTCGCACCTGATCGTGCCGTTCTTCAAGGAAGTCAGCTACCCGCTGGGCGTGTTCGGCTTCATCATCCTCACGTACCTCGTCATCGTTGGTTCCAGTAACGCCGTGAATTTGACGGATGGCCTGGACGGCCTCGTCATCATGCCCGTGGTGCTGGTGGGCAGCGCGCTCGGCATCTTCGCTTACGTGATGGGCAGCGCGGTCTACAGCAAGTACCTGCTGTTCCCGCACATTCCGGGCGCAGGCGAGCTGCTGATCTTCTGCTCGGCGATGGCCGGGGCAGGGCTTGCCTTCCTGTGGTTTAACGCGCATCCGGCGCAGGTGTTCATGGGTGACGTCGGCGCGCTGGCACTGGGCGGGGCGCTCGGCACCATCGCCGTGATCGTGCGCCAGGAGATCGTGCTGTTCATCATGGGCGGCATCTTTGTGGTCGAGACCCTCTCGGTGATGCTGCAGGTGACGTGGTTCAAGTTCACCAAGAAGCGTTACGGCGAGGGCCGACGCCTCTTCCGCATGGCGCCGCTGCACCACCACTTCGAGCTCTCCGGCTGGAAGGAGACGCAGGTGGTCGTGCGCTTCTGGGTCATCACCATGATGCTGGTGCTGATCGGCCTGTCGACCCTGAAGCTGCGATGA
- the murD gene encoding UDP-N-acetylmuramoyl-L-alanine--D-glutamate ligase — translation MFGEFDAPFVLVLGLGESGLAMARWCARHGARVRVADTREAPANLPTLRAHVPDAEFVSGPFAVSLLEGVTLVAISPGLSPLDANVAALLAAAKERAVPVWGEIELFARALAGLKSAQGYAPRVLAITGTNGKTTTTALTGALAERAGKTVGVAGNISPSALDKLTECVDAGTLPDVWVLELSSFQLETTHTLDADAATILNITQDHLDWHGTMEAYAAAKGRIFGANTVRVLNRQDAGVMAFASKGGDITFGTDEPTTPDALGLLREGGMPWIVLAEADEDDLPTKPVRRKKGDTTPAAPVPVRLKRLMPADALRIRGLHNATNAMAALALCRAIGLPVSALLHGLRDYAGEPHRVELIAAFDDIEFFDDSKGTNVGATVAALSGLSKHVVLIAGGDGKGQDFSPLAAPVAQYARAVVLIGRDAPLIREALANTGVTLVDAPTLEAAVQEAAARAQPGDAVLLSPACASFDMFRNYEHRAQVFHEAVVALAADRGVLL, via the coding sequence ATGTTCGGCGAGTTCGATGCACCTTTCGTGCTGGTGCTCGGCCTGGGCGAATCCGGCCTGGCGATGGCGCGCTGGTGCGCACGCCACGGTGCACGGGTGCGCGTGGCCGACACGCGCGAGGCGCCCGCCAATCTGCCGACGCTGCGTGCGCATGTGCCGGATGCGGAATTCGTGAGCGGCCCGTTTGCCGTGTCGTTGTTGGAAGGCGTGACGCTGGTGGCGATCAGCCCGGGGCTGTCGCCGCTGGACGCCAACGTCGCTGCGCTGCTGGCCGCCGCTAAAGAGCGCGCCGTGCCGGTGTGGGGCGAGATCGAACTGTTTGCACGTGCACTCGCCGGCCTCAAGTCCGCGCAGGGCTACGCACCGCGCGTGCTGGCCATCACCGGTACCAACGGCAAGACGACGACCACTGCGCTCACCGGCGCTTTGGCTGAGCGCGCCGGCAAGACCGTTGGCGTGGCGGGCAATATCAGCCCGTCGGCGCTGGACAAGCTCACCGAGTGTGTTGACGCCGGCACGCTGCCGGACGTGTGGGTGCTGGAGCTTTCCAGCTTCCAGCTGGAAACCACGCACACGCTGGATGCCGACGCCGCGACCATCCTGAACATCACGCAGGATCACCTCGATTGGCACGGCACGATGGAAGCCTACGCGGCTGCCAAGGGCCGCATCTTCGGCGCCAACACCGTGCGTGTGCTGAACCGTCAGGACGCCGGTGTGATGGCGTTCGCGAGCAAGGGCGGCGACATCACGTTCGGCACGGACGAGCCGACTACCCCCGATGCACTCGGCCTGCTGCGCGAAGGCGGTATGCCGTGGATCGTGCTGGCAGAAGCCGATGAGGATGATCTGCCGACAAAGCCGGTCCGCCGAAAGAAGGGCGATACCACGCCCGCCGCGCCGGTGCCAGTGCGTCTGAAGCGCCTGATGCCTGCCGACGCGCTACGCATTCGCGGCTTGCACAACGCCACCAACGCGATGGCCGCGCTGGCACTGTGCCGCGCCATCGGTCTGCCGGTGAGCGCGCTGCTGCACGGCCTGCGCGATTACGCCGGCGAGCCACACCGCGTGGAGCTGATCGCCGCGTTTGATGACATCGAATTCTTTGACGACAGCAAGGGCACCAACGTCGGCGCGACGGTGGCGGCGCTCTCAGGCCTGTCCAAGCACGTGGTGCTGATCGCTGGCGGCGATGGCAAGGGGCAGGACTTCTCGCCGCTGGCCGCGCCGGTCGCGCAGTACGCGCGCGCCGTCGTCCTGATCGGGCGCGATGCACCGCTGATCCGCGAGGCACTGGCCAATACCGGTGTCACGCTGGTTGACGCACCGACGCTGGAAGCCGCTGTACAGGAAGCTGCCGCACGCGCGCAGCCGGGCGATGCGGTGCTGCTGTCGCCGGCGTGTGCGAGCTTCGACATGTTCCGCAACTACGAACACCGCGCGCAGGTATTCCATGAAGCCGTGGTGGCGCTCGCCGCCGACCGAGGAGTCCTCCTATGA
- the coq7 gene encoding 2-polyprenyl-3-methyl-6-methoxy-1,4-benzoquinone monooxygenase, producing MLDNFLPEFDRALRAVTGVTRASRPNPADAVIASGASATGPGDAAKLSEAERRHAAGLMRVNHVGEVCAQALYQGQALFARDPAIRAQLDEAAREEEDHLAWCAQRLQELNDRPSLLNPLWYAGAFAIGALAGRLGDKISLGFVAETERQVEHHLDGHLDKLPEQDTRSRAIVAQMRDDEIRHGDNAREAGGIDLPEPVRQAMRAASRVMTTAAYRI from the coding sequence ATGCTCGACAATTTCCTTCCCGAATTCGACCGCGCCCTGCGCGCTGTGACCGGCGTTACCCGCGCCAGCCGACCGAACCCTGCCGATGCCGTCATCGCCTCCGGTGCCTCTGCCACTGGCCCCGGTGACGCGGCCAAGCTCTCCGAGGCAGAGCGTCGTCATGCCGCTGGCCTGATGCGCGTCAATCACGTGGGTGAGGTGTGCGCCCAGGCGCTGTACCAGGGGCAAGCGCTGTTTGCGCGTGACCCCGCCATCCGCGCGCAACTCGACGAAGCCGCCCGCGAAGAAGAGGACCACCTTGCCTGGTGCGCCCAGCGCTTGCAGGAATTGAACGACCGCCCAAGCCTGCTCAACCCGCTGTGGTACGCCGGTGCCTTCGCCATCGGTGCGCTGGCCGGCCGCCTGGGCGACAAGATCAGCCTCGGCTTCGTCGCCGAGACCGAGCGCCAGGTCGAGCATCATCTCGACGGCCATCTCGACAAACTGCCCGAACAGGACACCCGCTCGCGCGCCATCGTCGCCCAGATGCGCGACGACGAAATCCGCCACGGCGACAATGCCCGCGAGGCCGGCGGCATCGATCTCCCTGAACCTGTCCGCCAAGCTATGCGTGCTGCGTCGCGCGTCATGACGACCGCCGCCTACCGCATCTGA
- the murF gene encoding UDP-N-acetylmuramoyl-tripeptide--D-alanyl-D-alanine ligase — MSAAQTVMMQATDAAAWMAGAHLVGPDAAIRRVTTDSRAVEPGDLFVALIGERFDAHDFLPDVIARGAAAVLVSRALPGTLDVSNVAVLTVADTRIALGQLAAGWRRQFPIPVVAVTGSNGKTTVKEMISAIFAQAVGEDARLATAGNFNNDIGLPLTLFRLNAQHKLAVLELGMNHPGETAVLAAIAQPTVAMINNAQREHQEFMVSVEAVAEEHAAVLAALPADGVAVFPRDAANGGEYAPVWQAAAGSRRVLDFGIEAGAVTSVVTDTANGQHMDVQAPGQHFAFTLPLLGVHNARNALAATACALAAGVAPQVIAQALSNFAPVKGRLQRKPGARGGLVIDDTYNANPDSVRAAIDALMTLPAPRWLVLGDMGEVGSQGPAFHEEIGAYAREHGIDAVLATGELAKHTVDAFGAGARHFASAEALIEQGVPDIAPGATVLVKGSRFMRMERIVEALVLKDPAAASPADSTTQQKH; from the coding sequence ATGAGCGCCGCCCAAACCGTGATGATGCAAGCCACTGACGCCGCTGCCTGGATGGCCGGCGCACACCTCGTCGGCCCGGACGCTGCCATCCGTCGCGTGACGACCGATAGCCGTGCTGTCGAGCCCGGCGACCTGTTCGTCGCGCTGATCGGCGAACGTTTCGATGCGCACGACTTCCTGCCGGATGTGATTGCGCGTGGCGCCGCCGCGGTGCTGGTGTCGCGCGCGCTGCCGGGCACGCTGGATGTGAGCAACGTCGCCGTGCTGACGGTGGCCGACACGCGTATTGCGCTGGGGCAGCTTGCCGCTGGCTGGCGCCGTCAGTTCCCGATTCCGGTGGTGGCCGTCACGGGCAGTAACGGTAAAACGACGGTCAAGGAGATGATCTCTGCGATCTTCGCGCAGGCCGTGGGCGAAGACGCCCGCCTGGCGACCGCCGGCAACTTCAACAACGACATCGGCTTGCCGCTCACGCTGTTCCGCCTGAACGCGCAGCACAAGCTCGCTGTGCTTGAGCTCGGCATGAACCACCCAGGCGAGACGGCGGTGCTGGCCGCCATTGCACAGCCGACCGTGGCGATGATCAACAACGCGCAGCGCGAGCACCAGGAGTTCATGGTCAGCGTGGAAGCGGTGGCCGAAGAGCATGCCGCCGTGCTGGCCGCGTTGCCGGCCGATGGCGTGGCGGTGTTTCCGCGTGATGCGGCCAACGGTGGTGAATACGCACCCGTGTGGCAAGCGGCGGCCGGATCGCGCCGCGTGCTGGATTTCGGTATCGAAGCGGGCGCGGTGACCAGTGTGGTGACGGACACCGCCAACGGTCAGCACATGGATGTGCAAGCGCCGGGGCAACACTTCGCCTTCACGCTGCCGCTGCTTGGCGTGCACAACGCGCGCAATGCGCTGGCGGCCACCGCGTGTGCGCTGGCGGCGGGTGTTGCGCCCCAGGTGATCGCGCAGGCGCTGAGCAACTTCGCACCGGTCAAGGGCCGGCTGCAGCGCAAGCCGGGCGCCCGCGGCGGTCTCGTCATCGACGACACGTACAACGCGAATCCGGATTCCGTGCGTGCGGCCATTGACGCGCTGATGACGCTGCCGGCACCGCGCTGGTTGGTGCTGGGCGACATGGGCGAGGTTGGTTCGCAAGGCCCGGCATTCCACGAAGAGATTGGCGCGTATGCGCGCGAGCACGGCATCGATGCGGTGCTCGCAACGGGCGAACTGGCAAAACACACGGTGGATGCGTTTGGCGCCGGCGCACGGCATTTCGCATCAGCCGAAGCATTGATAGAACAAGGCGTGCCGGACATTGCACCGGGCGCAACGGTATTGGTGAAGGGCTCGCGCTTCATGCGGATGGAACGCATTGTCGAAGCGCTGGTCTTGAAAGACCCGGCTGCAGCATCGCCGGCAGATTCCACCACGCAACAGAAGCATTAA
- a CDS encoding penicillin-binding protein 2 — protein MSGARKSNGTTARARLGQFSASPVLGLRLPMWRSKLVVFLMFAAFIALIGRALWIQGPGNRFYEAEGKKRFQRTLELPATRGKILDRNGLVLATSLPVKAVWAVPEDVPNDVPGTDMQKLAKLLGMNNKELATKLGEDKGFVYLKRQVLPEVADQIAALKIDGIYQTREYKRFYPEGEAMAHIVGFTNVEDKGQEGMELAREVDLAGAAGQRQVIKDRLGRVVEDVGVLKAPRDGHDQTLSIDAKIQYLTFNELKAAIERTHAKAASAIVLDAQTGEVLALANYPTYNPNDRTRLSGEQLRNRVLTDTFEPGSMMKPITISLALQLKRVTPTTLVQTNGKFNFEGATISDTSNYGTLTVAQVIQHSSNIGTTKIAMTLKPQEMWDMFTSVGLGQAPKIGFPGAVAGRLRPANKWRRIEQATMSYGYGLSVSLFQIAHAYTIFAHDGELIPITMYRTNGQPPQGERVISPEVARQVRQMLETVTAPGGTAPQAQVMGYRVGGKTGTAWKHTGRGYDRSKYRASFIGLAPMSNPRIIVAVSVDEPTVGNRYGGGAAGPVFSQIVGGTLRALNVPPDSPVRQLVMSPEVPEEPVGGLQ, from the coding sequence ATGAGCGGCGCACGCAAATCCAACGGCACCACGGCGCGCGCGCGCCTGGGCCAGTTCTCCGCCAGCCCAGTGCTGGGCCTGCGCCTGCCGATGTGGCGCTCGAAGCTGGTCGTCTTCCTGATGTTCGCGGCGTTCATAGCGCTGATCGGTCGTGCGTTGTGGATTCAGGGCCCGGGCAACCGCTTCTACGAGGCCGAAGGCAAGAAGCGCTTCCAACGCACGTTGGAGTTGCCGGCCACGCGCGGCAAGATCCTTGACCGTAACGGTTTGGTGCTCGCTACCAGCCTGCCGGTGAAGGCCGTCTGGGCCGTGCCGGAAGACGTTCCGAACGACGTGCCCGGCACCGACATGCAGAAGCTCGCCAAGCTGCTCGGCATGAACAATAAGGAACTGGCCACCAAGCTGGGCGAAGACAAGGGCTTCGTCTACCTCAAGCGCCAAGTGCTGCCCGAGGTGGCCGACCAGATTGCCGCGCTCAAAATCGACGGTATCTATCAGACACGTGAGTACAAGCGCTTCTACCCGGAAGGGGAGGCGATGGCACACATCGTCGGCTTTACCAACGTTGAGGACAAGGGCCAGGAAGGCATGGAACTGGCGCGCGAGGTGGACCTCGCGGGTGCGGCCGGCCAGCGTCAGGTGATCAAGGACCGCCTCGGCCGCGTGGTAGAAGACGTGGGTGTGCTCAAGGCGCCGCGCGACGGCCACGATCAGACGCTATCGATCGACGCCAAGATCCAGTATCTGACCTTCAATGAACTGAAGGCCGCCATCGAGCGCACCCATGCCAAGGCAGCCAGCGCCATCGTGCTGGACGCCCAGACCGGTGAAGTGCTGGCACTGGCGAACTATCCGACCTACAACCCGAACGATCGCACCCGTCTGTCGGGCGAGCAGTTGCGCAACCGCGTGCTGACCGACACCTTCGAGCCTGGCTCGATGATGAAGCCGATCACCATCAGCCTGGCGCTGCAGCTCAAGCGCGTGACGCCCACCACGCTGGTGCAGACCAACGGCAAATTCAACTTTGAAGGCGCGACCATTTCCGACACCAGCAACTACGGCACGCTGACGGTCGCGCAGGTCATCCAGCACTCGAGCAACATCGGCACGACCAAGATCGCGATGACGCTCAAGCCACAGGAAATGTGGGACATGTTCACCAGCGTTGGCCTGGGTCAGGCGCCCAAGATCGGCTTTCCGGGCGCGGTGGCCGGGCGCCTGCGGCCGGCCAACAAATGGCGCCGCATCGAGCAGGCGACCATGTCGTATGGCTACGGCCTGTCGGTGTCGCTGTTCCAGATTGCCCATGCGTACACGATCTTCGCGCACGATGGCGAGCTGATCCCGATCACCATGTACCGCACCAATGGTCAGCCGCCGCAGGGCGAGCGCGTGATCTCGCCGGAGGTGGCGCGGCAAGTCCGTCAGATGCTGGAAACGGTGACGGCGCCTGGCGGTACCGCACCCCAAGCGCAGGTGATGGGTTACCGCGTGGGCGGCAAGACCGGCACGGCCTGGAAGCACACCGGCCGCGGCTATGACCGCTCCAAGTATCGCGCCTCGTTTATTGGCCTGGCGCCGATGTCGAACCCGCGCATCATCGTGGCGGTGAGCGTGGACGAGCCCACGGTGGGTAACCGCTACGGCGGCGGGGCGGCCGGCCCAGTGTTCTCTCAGATCGTGGGCGGCACCCTGCGCGCCTTGAACGTGCCGCCGGATTCGCCCGTGCGTCAGCTCGTGATGTCTCCGGAAGTGCCGGAAGAACCTGTGGGGGGGCTGCAATGA
- the ftsL gene encoding cell division protein FtsL has translation MNRLNMFLLTALVLCALSLVSSQHQARQLFVALDRAQAEEKQLNTDWSRLQYEQSALGKSARIADIASKQLKMSPAQAGRTQYLQGFADVPVAPATPASAPTASGVQP, from the coding sequence ATGAACCGCCTGAACATGTTCCTGCTGACTGCGCTGGTGCTGTGTGCACTGTCGCTGGTCAGTTCGCAGCATCAGGCGCGGCAACTGTTTGTCGCGCTGGATCGCGCGCAGGCGGAAGAAAAGCAACTCAACACCGACTGGTCGCGCTTGCAATATGAGCAGAGCGCGCTGGGCAAGAGCGCTCGCATTGCTGACATTGCGAGCAAGCAATTGAAGATGTCGCCCGCGCAGGCGGGTCGTACGCAGTATCTGCAGGGGTTTGCCGATGTGCCAGTGGCGCCTGCCACGCCGGCCAGCGCGCCCACGGCTTCAGGAGTACAGCCATGA
- the mraZ gene encoding division/cell wall cluster transcriptional repressor MraZ — protein sequence MFQGASALTLDAKGRMSIPSRHREALQLQAEGRVTVTKHPDGCLMLFPRPEWERFRERIAALPMEAHWWKRIFLGSAADVELDTAGRVLITPELRTAASLERDVMLLGMGSHFEVWDAATYTAKEQAAMAQGMPDALKNFSF from the coding sequence GTGTTCCAGGGTGCGTCGGCGCTGACGCTGGATGCCAAGGGGCGGATGTCCATTCCGTCGCGGCACCGCGAAGCGCTTCAGCTGCAGGCCGAGGGCCGGGTGACTGTGACCAAGCACCCGGACGGCTGCCTCATGCTGTTTCCGCGCCCGGAGTGGGAACGCTTTCGCGAGCGCATTGCCGCGCTGCCGATGGAAGCCCACTGGTGGAAGCGGATCTTCCTGGGCAGCGCCGCTGACGTGGAGCTCGATACCGCCGGCCGCGTCCTCATTACCCCGGAACTACGCACCGCGGCTTCCCTTGAACGCGACGTGATGCTGCTCGGCATGGGCAGCCACTTCGAAGTCTGGGACGCCGCCACGTACACCGCGAAGGAGCAAGCCGCCATGGCGCAAGGCATGCCCGACGCCCTCAAGAATTTCTCCTTTTGA
- the rsmH gene encoding 16S rRNA (cytosine(1402)-N(4))-methyltransferase RsmH, with translation MTTQASTGLRHQTVLLDEAVDALIWRDDGIYIDGTFGRGGHSRLILERLGPGGRLVAFDKDPAAISEAGTIQDARFAIEHDSFAQMAQCLDARGVERVAGVLLDLGISSPQIDEGARGFSFRMDGPLDMRMDTTRGITAAQWLAEADERDIARVIRDYGEERFAVQIAKAIVARRGQSGDRGPLDRTSELAALVAQAVKTREKGQDPATRTFQALRIHVNQELADLETGLKAAFDRLEQGGRLVVISFHSLEDRIVKRFMQALARPEQSAAPEMRRMPLRAHELPAPQLRLLGRVKPSEAEVSANPRARSAIMRVAERC, from the coding sequence ATGACAACCCAAGCCAGTACGGGACTGCGCCATCAAACGGTGCTCTTAGACGAAGCGGTCGACGCGCTGATCTGGCGCGACGACGGCATCTATATAGACGGAACCTTCGGGAGAGGCGGGCACAGCCGACTCATCCTGGAACGGCTGGGGCCCGGCGGCAGACTTGTCGCCTTCGACAAGGACCCGGCAGCAATCTCCGAAGCGGGCACCATCCAGGATGCCCGCTTCGCTATTGAGCATGACAGCTTCGCGCAGATGGCCCAGTGCCTGGATGCGCGCGGCGTGGAGCGGGTGGCTGGCGTGCTGCTCGATCTGGGCATCAGCTCGCCGCAGATCGACGAAGGCGCACGTGGCTTCTCGTTCCGGATGGATGGCCCGCTCGACATGCGGATGGACACCACGCGCGGCATCACCGCAGCCCAATGGCTGGCCGAGGCTGATGAGCGCGACATTGCGAGGGTGATACGGGACTATGGGGAAGAACGGTTTGCTGTACAGATTGCAAAGGCGATTGTTGCTCGCCGGGGCCAATCCGGGGATCGAGGTCCTCTCGATCGCACATCCGAGCTTGCCGCGCTCGTGGCGCAAGCCGTCAAGACACGCGAGAAGGGTCAAGACCCTGCGACCCGCACCTTTCAAGCTTTACGGATTCACGTCAATCAAGAGCTTGCGGACCTCGAAACCGGTCTGAAGGCTGCCTTTGATCGCCTGGAACAAGGGGGACGTCTCGTCGTGATCAGCTTCCATTCGCTGGAAGACCGCATCGTCAAGCGCTTCATGCAGGCCCTGGCGCGCCCGGAGCAATCCGCCGCGCCGGAAATGCGTCGGATGCCGCTGCGTGCGCATGAGCTGCCGGCGCCGCAGTTGCGCTTGCTGGGCCGTGTGAAGCCGTCGGAGGCCGAGGTGTCGGCCAATCCGCGTGCGCGCTCGGCCATCATGCGCGTGGCCGAGCGCTGCTGA
- a CDS encoding UDP-N-acetylmuramoyl-L-alanyl-D-glutamate--2,6-diaminopimelate ligase — MTALPNSDRPSIAARLTPVLDWLRAQVPAGADITSDTRKLKTGDVFVAYVLGNVRQHGDGRPHIPQAIAAGASAVLAEAHGYAMPADAPVRILPVDGLAELAGPLAAQWYSVPGPDTLRVIGVTGTNGKTSCSQWIAQALTKQGERCAVVGTLGTGFVDALVATGFTTPDAIQLQHSLADLHHAGARAIAMEVSSHGLEQGRVDGTRFDIAVFTNLTQDHLDYHGTMAEYELAKARLFNWQGLRAAVINRDDAAGVRLLQNARAGIETIEYGIDGDAASQHGAKHWLRATNVRAHRTGTTFDVDGSFGHATVHAPTVGLFNVSNLLGVLGALLAAGVPWQDAIARLEKLQPVSGRMERFGGEDGPLVVVDYAHTPDALEQTLRALAPITEARGGKLWAVFGCGGDRDPGKRPQMGGIAERLAQHVVLTSDNPRSEDPQHILDEISDGMDNPRAAAQIEDRAAAILHAVRHADAHDVIVVAGKGHESTQEIAGRKRPFSDQEHVRLALAARGVNA; from the coding sequence ATGACAGCCTTACCGAACTCGGATCGCCCATCCATTGCCGCGCGCCTCACGCCGGTGCTGGACTGGCTGCGTGCGCAGGTGCCGGCCGGGGCCGACATCACCAGCGACACGCGCAAGCTCAAGACAGGCGATGTGTTTGTCGCCTACGTGCTGGGCAACGTGCGTCAGCATGGCGACGGGCGCCCGCATATTCCGCAGGCCATCGCGGCCGGCGCATCCGCCGTGCTGGCCGAAGCGCACGGCTACGCGATGCCGGCCGATGCACCGGTGCGCATCCTGCCGGTGGACGGCTTGGCTGAGCTGGCTGGGCCGCTGGCTGCGCAGTGGTATAGCGTGCCCGGGCCGGATACGCTGCGTGTGATTGGCGTGACGGGCACCAACGGCAAGACGTCGTGCTCGCAGTGGATCGCGCAGGCGCTCACCAAGCAGGGCGAGCGTTGCGCAGTGGTGGGTACGCTCGGCACCGGGTTTGTCGATGCGCTGGTGGCCACCGGCTTCACCACGCCGGATGCCATCCAGCTTCAGCACAGCCTGGCCGATCTGCACCATGCCGGCGCGCGCGCCATCGCGATGGAGGTGTCATCGCACGGCCTGGAGCAAGGCCGCGTGGACGGTACGCGTTTCGATATCGCGGTGTTCACCAACCTCACGCAAGACCACCTCGACTACCACGGCACCATGGCCGAGTACGAGCTCGCCAAGGCGCGTCTGTTCAACTGGCAGGGTTTGCGTGCCGCCGTCATCAACCGCGACGACGCGGCCGGCGTGCGGTTGCTGCAAAACGCCCGCGCCGGTATCGAGACCATCGAATACGGTATCGATGGCGACGCGGCCTCGCAGCACGGCGCCAAGCACTGGCTGCGTGCCACCAACGTGCGTGCACATCGCACCGGCACGACCTTCGATGTGGACGGTTCGTTTGGCCACGCGACGGTGCATGCGCCGACGGTCGGCCTGTTCAACGTCTCGAATCTGCTGGGTGTGCTGGGCGCCTTGCTGGCGGCCGGCGTGCCGTGGCAGGACGCCATCGCGCGCCTGGAAAAGCTGCAGCCGGTGAGCGGCCGCATGGAGCGCTTCGGCGGCGAAGACGGCCCGCTGGTGGTAGTCGATTACGCCCACACGCCCGACGCGCTGGAGCAGACGCTGCGTGCACTCGCGCCGATTACCGAGGCACGCGGCGGCAAGCTGTGGGCCGTGTTCGGCTGCGGCGGTGATCGTGACCCCGGCAAGCGCCCGCAGATGGGCGGTATCGCCGAGCGGCTGGCGCAGCACGTGGTGCTGACTTCCGACAACCCGCGCAGCGAAGACCCGCAACACATCCTCGACGAGATTTCTGACGGCATGGACAACCCGCGCGCCGCGGCGCAGATCGAAGACCGCGCTGCGGCCATCCTGCACGCGGTGCGCCACGCCGATGCCCACGACGTGATCGTCGTGGCCGGCAAGGGACATGAATCGACGCAGGAGATTGCGGGCCGCAAGCGTCCGTTCTCCGATCAGGAACACGTGCGCCTGGCACTGGCCGCCCGCGGGGTGAACGCATGA